From the genome of Candidatus Woesearchaeota archaeon, one region includes:
- a CDS encoding radical SAM protein produces MTDKKKRVLLMSPNIFAAYSGSLVRYKVNAAPTLAIAMLASISEKEGYNVKAVDLSVSSESEFLSCLSEFKPHIVGMTFTINQYQTIKSLIHVVRKHSHAKIILGGPHVSGFSIRSFKELKPDIIVVGEGETAFREILQHKNLKNVEGIVFSDKHNIISTAAAHSEKLEFSPFPDWSVFDMSKYSHNNTCLSLEGSRGCPYSCTFCDHGVSGNSYRTKSPKFIAEELSLIKRLGFNKAFFVDDEFALVKEHTIRLCRIIIEKNLQMSWDAIGVRLDHIDKETLSLMKKAGCHLIGVGIESGSERILKIINKQESIKQIITSINAIRHSGIKTTGYFMIGFPGETKEDIKRTINFACSLGLTYVETSFFTPLPNTPAFAKCSKKGRLLAQNFEDFSSLHKITFIPEGLSERELKAFYKTFYLRFYLRPRQIFYLIKSSITEKTLLDDIISFFKILIGGKNE; encoded by the coding sequence ATGACTGATAAAAAAAAGCGAGTTCTTCTAATGAGCCCTAACATCTTCGCAGCATATTCCGGAAGTTTAGTCAGATATAAAGTAAATGCTGCTCCCACTCTTGCTATTGCAATGCTTGCCTCAATTTCAGAGAAGGAAGGATATAATGTTAAGGCTGTTGACTTGAGCGTTTCATCAGAAAGCGAGTTTCTATCCTGCCTTTCTGAATTCAAACCGCACATTGTGGGAATGACATTTACAATAAATCAATATCAAACTATTAAGAGCCTTATACATGTTGTGCGTAAGCATTCTCATGCGAAAATAATTCTGGGAGGGCCTCACGTTTCTGGATTTTCAATCCGCTCATTTAAAGAACTCAAGCCGGATATCATTGTAGTGGGTGAAGGAGAAACTGCTTTTCGTGAGATACTTCAACACAAGAACCTTAAAAATGTAGAAGGAATAGTATTCTCTGATAAGCACAATATCATTTCAACGGCTGCAGCCCATAGCGAAAAGCTTGAATTCTCACCATTTCCAGATTGGAGTGTTTTTGACATGTCAAAATACTCTCATAATAACACTTGCCTTAGCCTAGAAGGAAGCAGAGGCTGCCCATATTCATGTACTTTTTGTGATCATGGCGTTAGTGGAAACTCTTATAGAACAAAAAGTCCTAAGTTTATAGCTGAAGAACTTTCTCTTATAAAGCGTTTAGGTTTTAATAAAGCGTTTTTTGTAGATGATGAATTTGCTTTAGTCAAAGAACATACAATCCGCCTTTGTCGCATCATTATCGAAAAAAATCTTCAAATGAGTTGGGATGCTATTGGAGTGAGACTTGATCATATTGATAAGGAAACACTTTCTTTAATGAAAAAAGCAGGCTGCCACTTAATCGGCGTGGGAATAGAAAGTGGTTCAGAAAGGATTCTCAAGATTATTAACAAACAAGAAAGCATCAAACAAATAATTACGAGTATTAATGCAATAAGACACTCTGGGATAAAAACAACGGGTTATTTTATGATTGGCTTTCCTGGAGAAACAAAGGAGGATATAAAGCGCACAATAAACTTCGCATGTTCATTGGGGCTTACTTACGTAGAGACATCTTTCTTTACTCCTCTTCCTAATACACCTGCCTTTGCTAAATGCAGTAAAAAAGGCAGGCTTCTTGCGCAGAACTTCGAAGATTTTTCCTCTCTGCACAAAATAACTTTCATACCAGAAGGGCTCTCTGAAAGAGAGTTAAAAGCGTTTTACAAAACTTTTTATCTGAGATTCTATCTCAGGCCAAGGCAGATTTTTTATCTTATCAAATCTTCCATAACTGAAAAAACTTTATTAGACGACATAATCTCGTTTTTTAAAATTCTGATTGGCGGAAAAAATGAATGA
- a CDS encoding radical SAM protein yields MRILLLNPKSAEFEFRDPLFLRCGGASKKAPYILPPIGLAYLAAVLSKNFDVEIADLSVQEKSISYIRSFDCVIVSAGLSSIDEDLSLCRRIKTKKNAVGLCGITPSSFPEEIMKKESSIGFIIQNITPELSKISEKNISSSNFSGIENICFKKGGKLIKNKSASLGSIDSLPSPRYNLLPSGYYDILAKGKRIAAMVTSLGCPFSCNFCSANSRRTYSEKSLKRIFSEINTLCSEYDDILFWDDNFTADRKRCEKICDYLKTKKISFRCLSRPDSVDYDLLKRMKEAGCYQIQFGIESGSERMLSLMNKRLNLPAAKETLSACDRLGIETVAFFIMGYPGENESDISKTRKFIMETKPDFISLNQYIKMPGSKVQGKGAHSDFKNAVTSERIGNLYREYYLNLNYVLSRMKKLVMHPGYASLFIRQNIRFWREREGKLWKAIQKND; encoded by the coding sequence ATGAGAATATTGCTTCTAAACCCTAAAAGCGCGGAATTTGAATTCAGGGACCCATTGTTTCTGCGCTGCGGGGGTGCTTCGAAAAAGGCGCCTTACATCCTTCCCCCGATAGGGCTTGCATACCTTGCAGCAGTGCTTTCTAAGAACTTTGATGTGGAGATAGCAGATCTCTCAGTTCAGGAAAAAAGCATCTCTTACATCAGGAGTTTTGACTGCGTGATTGTGAGCGCAGGGCTTTCGAGCATAGACGAAGACCTTTCCCTGTGCAGGAGAATAAAAACCAAAAAAAATGCAGTTGGGCTCTGCGGAATAACCCCCTCCTCTTTTCCTGAGGAGATAATGAAAAAAGAGAGTTCAATAGGATTTATCATTCAAAATATCACACCTGAGCTTTCAAAAATATCAGAAAAAAACATTTCTTCTTCGAACTTTTCAGGCATTGAAAACATATGCTTCAAAAAAGGAGGAAAACTGATAAAGAATAAAAGCGCTTCCCTTGGAAGCATTGACTCGCTACCTTCTCCAAGGTATAATCTTTTGCCTTCCGGCTATTATGACATACTTGCAAAAGGAAAAAGGATTGCTGCGATGGTAACAAGCCTCGGCTGCCCTTTCTCATGCAATTTCTGCTCTGCAAACAGCAGGAGAACTTATTCTGAAAAGAGCCTGAAAAGGATATTTTCAGAGATAAACACTTTGTGCAGTGAATATGATGACATACTCTTTTGGGATGACAATTTCACAGCTGACAGGAAACGGTGCGAAAAAATATGCGATTACCTGAAAACCAAGAAAATTAGTTTTAGGTGCCTCTCGCGCCCCGACTCAGTTGATTATGATTTGCTTAAGAGAATGAAAGAAGCAGGATGCTATCAAATCCAGTTCGGGATTGAATCAGGCTCGGAAAGAATGCTCTCCTTAATGAATAAACGCCTAAACCTTCCTGCGGCAAAGGAGACGCTTTCTGCCTGTGACAGGTTAGGAATTGAAACTGTTGCCTTTTTCATAATGGGGTATCCTGGAGAGAATGAATCTGATATTTCAAAGACAAGAAAATTCATAATGGAAACAAAGCCGGATTTCATCTCTCTTAACCAATATATAAAAATGCCTGGCTCGAAAGTTCAGGGAAAAGGCGCTCATTCTGATTTTAAGAATGCAGTAACCTCTGAAAGGATAGGAAATTTATACCGTGAGTATTACCTTAACCTTAATTATGTGCTTTCAAGAATGAAAAAGCTTGTTATGCATCCGGGATATGCATCACTTTTCATAAGGCAAAACATCAGATTTTGGAGAGAGCGCGAAGGAAAACTTTGGAAGGCAATACAGAAAAATGACTGA
- a CDS encoding ScpA family protein gives MEDRILELLTKDDNITWQALIYDLVKSENMDPWDIDVSLITKKYIDAIKKLEEMNFRVSGKVVLAAAILLKIKSHQLIGENLSELDRLFASAEESTEMIADDFYSGLENEFRKNPLEERPELFPKTPQPRNRKVSMYDLVLALQKALEVKHRRVMREPSGRLDIPEKKMDIVTLINNIYEKLKALITWKKSASVRFSELLPSEKKEDKVFTFIPLLHLANQQKIDLLQKSHFGEIEVALYSAKLHQEMEKEFEEERARHEKERAPRRPRVKAPEQAKSAM, from the coding sequence ATGGAAGACAGGATTCTTGAGCTCTTGACAAAGGATGACAATATCACCTGGCAGGCGCTCATATATGACCTTGTGAAAAGCGAGAATATGGACCCCTGGGACATAGATGTGTCGCTCATCACAAAGAAATACATTGATGCAATAAAAAAGCTTGAGGAGATGAATTTCCGGGTTTCAGGAAAAGTCGTTCTTGCTGCAGCGATACTCCTGAAAATAAAATCGCACCAGCTTATCGGAGAGAATCTTTCAGAGCTGGACAGGCTTTTCGCAAGCGCAGAGGAAAGCACTGAGATGATTGCTGATGACTTCTACAGCGGGCTTGAGAATGAATTCAGGAAAAATCCATTAGAAGAGCGCCCTGAGCTTTTTCCGAAAACGCCACAGCCAAGGAACAGAAAGGTGTCAATGTATGATTTGGTTCTTGCACTGCAGAAGGCTCTTGAGGTGAAGCACAGGCGCGTTATGAGAGAGCCGAGCGGGCGCCTTGACATCCCGGAAAAAAAGATGGACATAGTCACGCTGATAAACAACATCTATGAAAAGTTGAAGGCGCTTATTACCTGGAAGAAAAGCGCTTCAGTCAGGTTCTCCGAGCTTTTGCCCTCTGAAAAAAAGGAGGACAAGGTTTTCACATTCATTCCCCTCCTGCATCTTGCAAACCAGCAGAAGATTGACCTTCTCCAGAAAAGCCATTTCGGCGAGATTGAGGTTGCGCTCTACAGCGCAAAGCTTCATCAGGAGATGGAAAAGGAGTTTGAGGAGGAGCGCGCAAGGCACGAAAAGGAGAGGGCTCCACGGCGCCCCAGAGTTAAAGCGCCTGAGCAGGCTAAAAGCGCAATGTGA